The Cryptomeria japonica chromosome 6, Sugi_1.0, whole genome shotgun sequence genomic interval tttactaagtcctggaatgtcgtcattttgccaaaaatcaaacttactatttttagtaatttttatttttattaagtttctTTTTATAGTAGGTCATCCCTGTATCCTGTCTAGGGATCTAACACTGAcactttgaaggtttctatttttggaaagtttgttctgaCAGAACCATTCGAGTAGGGTGACATAGATCAAGCATTGGCAAATATTTCTAATTCTGGAAAGTCACAAAGCAGACAAAGAAAGCCAGAAGATGGTTGAATGCTGGAAGCCCACTCCTGAAATGGAAAGCTCGGGAAAATTCTCTAATCTAGAAAAATGAagaaggcatggaggattcacaaaatcctccaccaagtcaaaatttcGCCCCAGGCCAGAGATAGGCGCCAAAATGGAGGTCCcgtggaggattcacaaattcagtGAATCCTCCACCAGTGAAGAATGCCGCCCTGCTACACATGAAGGCGCCAAAGTTGATGCATCATGGAATTCACTCCGCAGTCTGTGAATCCTTAGCCAAGTCAAAAACCCACCCTAGGAAGATGGAGGGCGCTAAACTAAGCATTCCATGGAGAGCAATGAATAATGATGAAGTCCTTCACCTATGCAAAAATCCGCCCCCAGCCAAGGACATACGCCAAAATGAAGCATGCATGGAGAGGTGGAAAATTGCAAGAATCCATGCCAAGGGTGAAATAGCACCATGAAATAGAGTTGGGCGCTAAAATTAGGTTGCCTTGGAattcacaaaaacatcaaaattccTCCTCCAAGGCAAATTTGCGCCCTTGCAAGGATGAGGGTGCCAGAATGGAGTGGTTATGGAAGGAAAGAAAAGTTGTGAATTTCTTCCCTTAGGTGAATTTGCGCCCTGGCAAGGATGAAGGGGCCAAAGTGAAAGAGCCATGGAAGGAGAAAAGAACGTTGAATTCCTTCCTTAGGGTGAAATAGCACCCAAGAGAGGGAAAGAGCGCCAAATTGGGggatgcaaggaatccatggaaGTGAAGGACTTCCTTCCCTGAGGCAAATTTGCGCCCTAACAAGGAGGAAGGCGCTAAAACGGCATTCTCATGGACAATATACTAGACAAAGGAATTCCCCCCTCAAGTCAAAAATGCGCCCTAGCACTATGGAAGGTGCCAAAAGAGGGCATGCATGGAAAGATGGAAAAAGTATGAACTCCTTCCTTGAGGCAAATTGGCGCCCTAACAGGGAGGAAGGCGCCAAAATGGTATAGTCATGGATAACATACAAAATGATGAATTCCTCCCTCAGGAAGGAATACCACCCAAGTGCTAGGTGAGGGCGCCAAACAAGGATGTTCATGGAGAGTATGAAATGAATGAATTTcatccaccaagtcaaaattccgcccTACTCTCCAACTGGGCACCAAAATCAAACATCCATGAAAGATTCACGAAATTGATGGAATTCCCCTTTCAGTGAAAATCCACGCTCaaacttgaaaattaaaaaatttgtctaaggcatgaaagtcAAAGGTCAATGAGGAATCAAAAGTAAAAATCCCCTCAggcaattttttgaaatttctatttttagacacTAAATCTTATCGGAatatggaaaattttatagattcgaaATCGGGGTGAAATTCTCtatccaatgaacctggctcctaaattttagggggATCCCTAGAAAATAGGGGATGTGGAAAAGGGcgtgaaaattttatagattcgaaATCGGGGTGAAATTCTCTATCCAATGAagctggctcctaaattttagggggATCCCTAGAAAATAGGGGATGTGGAAAAGGGCGTGAAAATTCCTTCTAAGGCAGAAGACAACAAGTTAGATTGAAATCAAGCAAATCTTGAAAAAAACCttcaatttccctccaaaattggaaagaatggaaattaatgagttggcaaagagaatcttccaagtatgacgcatgacttAGTGCATTTAATGAAACTTCTAAATTCAAACTCACTCACATGGGAAATTTCTTTTGGCATGGCGTAGTGATTGGGAAAGTATGACACATCATGAATGCAATTGCTAATTTAATGTCTCCTAACTTAGCAAGACGTTTTGGAGAATTTTATATAAGCATGGagaggcatttcatttctcatgtgcAGAATTCAAGAAAGAAGAATTGGAAAAGTGAAGGGTGGTCATACTTGGTCTTTGTTTTCATCATTTCCAAGGTGCTTCCCGGATGGCGGAATCAAGCAAGGCAACTACCCTCTCGAGGCAGGGATTTATCAAGGCAAAAATGAAAGGTCTCCTTCCCcattctcggttgaattcaagGTGGGAAGAAATCAACGATACTAATTTAGGcacattcaatttggttgcattCAAGATCAGAATGTTCAGGACAGAAGGACACGGTCCATCACCAACagctgtcaaaattgtcaaaagtgGAATTGTTGCGGCAGCGGTTTTCCTCCCGCTATTCAGTGCCCAGACTTGGTCCTGGAATGTGCAGCACATTATAATTTGGAGCGGAAGACAATCTCAACGCCAGATGGCAAGCTGTTGGCAACATTGACTCCGAAGTCAATTGGTGAGGCTTTCGGAATTTTTTCGCACTATTCCATGACATACAGGACCAGCAACGAACCTCAAGCAGTATATGAAGCAGGTCTTGtcaggtgtgttgatttgattaataagcAATGGTTGTTAAAGCCTAGGGTGCATGCCTCCAAGATGCCAAAGACTCTCACTATCTTCGAGTTCAAGCAAGAGTATGTGGACCTGATAAAGATGCTAAGCAGAGTAATGGGGTGTTCACATTCTGTGAACTTTGAGgtctggatgttcttctacataggcgagatcatgaattcaaatGGGCTAATCGACTGGGCCACATTGATCAGTCACTACTTGCATGAGCAGTttaaaaacttaaaagaaaaaggGTCCCAGCTATTTTTCATGAGCTCCTACCTGTTCTATATGCTTGCGCGAAGGGGAGGATTTGATGGTCTGCCAACAAGAGGAATTATGGGTTGCGGACCAGCTCAGCTGAAAGTACATAAGTGTTATCCCTAGCTGCATCTTCACAATGTTAATTCTTACaggttggcgaatgacaccttcactaTGTACTTGATACGGCTTATGCAGAAGAAGTTGCACGTAAGGGAGTTGTCGCAAGCAAATGCCTTGGTCCAGAAGTATGGAGCTGCATTCTTGCAATTTcttaaattcacctacatcaggatgCAAGTATTCTCATTCCAGACTTACAAATTGCTAAGATATCCATCAGACAAGCTCGTATTGCTAGAGCTCATGAGACAATTAACTACCTATGATCaattgtagaagaagaagaaaaagcaatCAATTGAATTCCCAATTGTCTTGGGTAACTTCATGGAAATATGCCCAGGCTTGGAAGCCGTTGAAAGTGTAGCAGGGGAACTGGCATTCTATCACCTGTCGTTTTATACATCCAGGGCCCAAAATGATCCTTATCGCCAAATCAGAAAGGTTGTTGGCGTCAAGTTCATACACAAGTTTCACTTAGAAAATTATTGGGCAGGTGtcgaggatgaccttgaggtcAGGAAGAGAATGCATTCCAGATTGTCCCTCGACACCATTAGGTTAAGTGAAATTTATCAAGTACCAGATCAGGTAAAGGAGGACTCAAATTTGATACAACCTGAATTTGAGAAAGTGAAAGATCGGCCTATTCAGTTGTCAGATTGGTCAGAGCTCAAGATGGATGATTTGAGTGTCTTAGTTAGACCAGTGTtgaaattcactaagcactggattgacagACAGATAAAGAAGTTGGCGGAAGGGAATGTTCATTTGACATATCAGCtaatgggaagtctagattcccacAGTGAGGCAACCAAGAGCTCTTCACAGGTTCAGGCAGGAAGGGAAGTTCGGATGGATAAAGGAAAAAATGCCCCAAAGAGACCAAGGATAGCAAAGAAGAAGGATATCTAGCAGGAAGTCCCATAGGAGGTTCAACAAGAAGTCTAGCAGGAAGAACCTCCACAAAAGAAAGCAAGGACAGAAGGACAGAGAGGGAGCATTCACCAGCAAGTTCTTCGAGTGTGCAGGAGGTAGAGATGTTTCGACATCCAGCAAGTCCACTTCCGAAGAGCATTCTGGCACCAGATATACTCAGCATTAACGCTTCACAGGGACACCATCAACCAAGAAGTCAAAGACAAGAAAGTCCCCCACATCAGGAAGAGGCTCACCAGGATAGCTTCGTGGTGAAATGGAGGAAGTCACAGGAGCAGGAGCACATAGAGGATCACAGTCACTCCATCCCTGTTCCAAATTGGTTGGTGGGAAGGCTGAGAAAGGAATCAGAAAGGGAAATTGATCCAGCTCGGGAATTAGAAGAATTGTTGAAAAGGATAGATCAGCCAGCCGAAAGGAAGGCTCCACGGAAATTTTCCAAGGTTGTCAGGGAAGAATCTGGATCCCGGACCCTGCACGTTGCCGAGCCTGCAGTAGATAAAGACAGAAGCGAAATCAGGCAAGAGGATTATGTTGTCAGACATATTGATCTTGGTCATGCTTCCACAGGTCGAGTAATGggagactttgaagaatcttccttaGCCATGAGGGAAAGGATGTTGAAATCAAAGGCGAAATGTAAGCGATTGAAGGAAGAAAATAGACCCCTATGCGAGTACATTAGAAGTTTCAAAAGACCCCTCGGAGAGGCAAGTCCTTCATTCACTCCTCCTTCCTTCCTTCCTAAGGAAGTGGTTGATGATGCGGAAGTTATTAGAGCGATGGCGCAAAATTCCAGGGAATGGATAGAAGATGTTTATACTGAAGCGGGAAAATTTGTCAAGGACTTGGCTCAGCTTCATTCAAAGTTCGTGACCCTCCTACGCAGATTAGAGATAGCAAAAGGATTGTGGGAGGATGTGCACGTTTACCAGGACTTAACCATTCCACGACTCAAGGCTCTGACGAAGGTTCCAAGGCAAATTCTAATTGATGGGAAAGTAATTTAGGaaaatgaagcttatgactttCCCCAATGGTTCTACGTTGTTTGCTCAGGAAAGAACACCTTCAATAAATTCAGCGTAGACTCCTTTACTTTGAAAGAATCCATCAGAGGGGTGCAGGAGGAAATCATCAGTGCAAATGAGGCATTGTTCATGGAGAAACTCAATGACAGTGGAATAATAGTGAAATCCCTGAAATCTCAATTGCGCGATttcttcttcgtaggttcattcCCTAAGGAGCATTTTGcgaatgtttcttcattctccgaTATAATGAAGAAGACACAGGAAGTCATAATGGAGTGGGAGAGCTTCTTTTCCAAGAGCGAGGAAGAAATTGCTTTGATGGAATTCGACATTGAAAATGTGtcaagtgtctccatcggagagcTAGAAGTCGTCATTAGCAGATTCATTGCATACGCCATAAATGAGCGGaataatggtcgtccattcttgGACGAGAATCTTTTAGTTGAATAGTGGTGGCGTATTTACTACTGGGGGTATTTTGACTAAGTATGGGTCTAGTCAATGCAAGTGACCATTGGATGAGAAATCTTCTTGCATGCAGCCTCTTCatttatggttttatgacagattctcCGTGCATCTCGCCGCCGGATGAGGAATCTTTTTGCATGCAGCCTCTTCatttatggttttatgacagattctcCGTGCATGTCGTCGTCACATGAAGAATGATGGACATTTATTCCTTGCATGGAGGTGTTTATTATATTTTGGGCATAATCAACATCATGGGGCGCATTTAATGCACTagtgggcgctattttaggcttttgaattaattgtatatgggcatgatgggttattaattaccgattcccaccttgttgcatcttgagtggggaatcttctggggtgaaaccctaattagtgtttgcatagcctgaggcctatataaaagGGTgacacccctcatttgtaaaaggaggAGAGATTATTATCTGAGATTGTTGCATCAAAAATTTTagtagccaacttaatacattgttcgattttgatggtatattcttgtttcattttggcaatctgtgtggtcttgctctcttcaattagattagatttgcttatatCTTGTTAGGAGAACTGAATTTGATAGGATCACTTGTTGCAGAATCTGAGCTCAATACTTTTGGTGTGCAATTGATTGTTgtataccgtgcaaagttagcctaAGCCTTTTGATGTGTATACGCTTAACTTCGATCATCAGTAAAGATTGTTCGATCCGATGGTCTATATTGATGATCTGAAAAACCTCCacgcaccctttgaagattgcaccgtctTCGTGTAGTTGTGCTCTACTGGTGAAACAAAGCGTAGTTTGATTTTGCATGAGTTATCTCGTCTCCTATTCTTAGGATTAAATTAGCTTTAGCATAGTTCTCTCTACCCCATTCTCATTTGCTTTCTACATAATTTGAAAAATCCAAAAGATCTAAAACTAgaactttcattgcaaatcattcgtTCAGAAATCTTTGAGCTGGAATGAGTTTTTTTCAATTGAACACACGTAAGACCCCTTGGGTTATCAGCTAATCCATCAAACATTTGAGTCACGTCTacgcactgaaggaaccttgggattagccgtttgaactttaagcaatcctagcatacggactaatcttgatcaagagaggataaggtgaccgttggtgactttattctgtgttagacgctgtcctaaaaaacacatcaacatggtGTAGGATAACCTTAGCCAGAACAACAAAATTTCTAGGACATTCTAAATTGAGAAAAAGCACACAATTGTTCCAGAATCTCCAAAAAAATGAGTGATTCAACATTCAATAGAATAACCTGTTATTGTTAGCATATAACAAGCAGCAAAGtagaaaaggaaagaaagaaattATAATGATGTCTAAAAATGGCCAAAGTAATTTAGAATTGAACTATCGGGTGGAAATTGCAATTTAATACCATGGTACATGGCATTGGACTTAACCAGTTTCAAAATATGGATACGAGAATCGTTCTAGTTTCCAATGCAGCTTTGAAGCGCAAGTGTTGATTCCCAGTCATTATTTCATCTCTGCTAAAGATAGTGTGATGTAGGATAACCTTAGCCAGAACAACAGAATTTTCACTAAGGCATTCTAAATTGAGAAAAAAAGCCAACAGTTGTTCCAGAATTTCCAAAAATGAGTAATTCAACAATCAACAAAATAACCTGTTTTGTTATAGCATATAACAAGCAGCACTGTAGAAAAAGGAAGGAAATAAATTATATTGACGTCCAAAAATGGCTCAAAGTAAATTGGGCCCAAGTATACATCATGTTTTAATAGCAAGTGAAACGAACTCTTTTAAGACCCGGAACAATTCCCACTGCCATAATAGCAAAGAAAAAGTGTCAGGCCTACTACCTAGCAGTCTTTCTCAAAGTAATACAATTATTTAACAGTACACACAGCTCTATCTAACTTTATGTCTATTTCAAGAATCTTGTTTACAGTCAGCTTCCTCCAACTTTGGGCGCTTTGCATCAGGCAACTCACTTTCCCTTTGACAAGTTAAATTATTAATGAATTCTGGTCCCATCAGGGAAGTATGCTTGTTTGTAATTCGACGACCAGCCCTAGGCTTTGGTCCCCAGTAATTTTCAGGATTGGGAAGAAAACGAGGAACTTTTTTACATTGAGCATGGCTGAGAGCAAATTGTGCCCGTGTGAAATTGGCCTGGAAAAACATCCATCCAAATGGTATCAATAAGTTAAAGAAAATATGATGGGCAGAGTCCAGAGTTCACAAGAATTTTCATACCTTGAGAGTAGGCTCTTTGGCAAGGATAACACTTCCTGACTGATCAGAAGGTTGGCTTTTCACTGGATGCAATTGTACCTGGAGGTAAACAGAGATTTGTAAACTATATGAATCCTTCATATAAAAACCaatgtaaataaaaataatattagagCATAAAAAGATTTGTTCGCAAAATTCTTCAAATAGAGAATCAAATTTCAAATACTGGTAAGGCAACTAATTCAAGCAGAACTAATTGTTGAAGGGATTTCAAGTAGGGGGCAAAAACATTGTCCAGtgacaaaacaaaataaaacaaagaaatgagaaaaaaaaatgcAAGAACAAAAAAAAACAGCTATGGTACCCAGCAGCGCATAATATCCCAGATGACATCCATTGGAGCATCTGTTTTGAAGCCCAACGGGTTTGCATGAGTTCCTGAAACACGATATCCTGCATTGATAATTGCTGATCGAAGCATAACTGCTTTTGGAGAAGTACATTTCAATGTGCCAGATATATTGTGGAGACAAAGGTAAAGAGGTACATCCAGTAATTCCTGTAATATACCAATTCCACTttgattaataatttaattaaaatctatGCAGTCAAGATCAAAGGACTAAAAAAGACAATGCCACCAATCAGGTGAACTTCACTTAACTATGTGTTACTTACTCTAATGAAACAATACCTTACCTCAGATACAGATGTCATGATAGCATATATCCTGTCATATGCAGGATAGCATGACTTCAGGGAGATGACATTTGATAATATGGATGAAACCCAGTCAGGATCATGAATTGGAGCAGACCATATAGGCCCACCCATATTAAATTTCTTACCACAATCACTGCACTCCTGAGGAACAACTGGGCCATGACCAGGTAAATATCGCAAGCTGTTATTCTTCAGCACACCAAAACAGCACATCAGAATCAGCATAAACGTGAGGCAGATCAGGCACACCACCTCAACTGTCAAAAGCAGTCTTCTAAAAATTCTTCATTACAAAGTTTATGTTAGTGGGCCTTTTAAAAAGAGCTCCCAAAGTTAATTATATCAAAAGAGTTTCCATCCAGAAATTAACTTTAATTAAAGATTGAAGAACTAGTATCATTTCCTGAAAAGTAAAGTTGAACATACCTTGTTCACAGTCCGAGCCAGAGGCTGTGTGTGGAAAGAATCGCATCCAACACACTGATATACATACGATAATTTAAGAGGGGTATTTTTCATTGCACTTGCAGAACTACAAAACATTCAAGAATCGAGTTACTCTTTACCATAATAATGTAAGGAAGAAACAATAACTCATGCAATATCAAGTTCTGTAATTGTCTGATTTCTAATTAAACTGTAAGGCAAAAAATTTATATGTAGAACGCATGCTATATGTTTTTAAGCAGAAGTGTTAAATAATGACTTGCTAGAGAAAAGGGCAGGATACACACGTGAATATACGTACGAAAACACGAATGTAAAAATCTACTTTGACAGACAGAACAGGAACAATATATCGTTTGTACCGATTAGCATGGCTCTGCACATTATGATTAAAATTCAAATTATCAAATTAGGGAAGAAAAAAGTATTATCACAGATGCAAAAAAGGCAGACCCAATAATACAAACCTCAATACAAGCAAGAAGAATTCTCAAAGACATCTCATGGCAATACTCTGCACGAGTAGGATATGAACCGTATCTGATATTAATAGAAAAATGTTAGCTTTAAATTTAAGGATAGGCAAAAACTACAGTAcaaaataagaataaaataaaattctgATGGCAATAAGTTAAACAAATTTTCTCACTTAGAATAGCAAACCTCCCCATTGTTGCCACAAAGTACTGCCATATCAGTTGCTGTGCACATTAACATCCCTCCATCCACAACTGACTGAACTGCTGAGTCCAGAAAAACAGAAGGTGAACCATAAGGATCAAGATCAACCTGAAAATGACAAATATAAATCAGAAAACCATCACAGTGAAGAATGAGTTTAATTCCAATACCACATAGCATATCCCAGCTCACACAAAACAGTATAACTCTAGATAGTACGTCACTGTGAACCTATACAAGCCATATCTGCAAATTCAAAAGCATTGGAAATTAGCTCAAATAATGTATTGTTCATAAAAGGACACAATGGAAGACTGTATAACTGGCAAATTTTACAAGCATAACAAAGAACAGAAAATTGCAGGTAACAAGCAGATACATAAGCTGAGATCATAGTAAATTTTATTGAGGTCAAAGCAGAAGCAATGCTCTTGGAAAGTGTGAGTGATACACTTGGGAAAAAATTGGAAACTAAATAAGAACATATTATataaattaaccaaaaaaaaaaccttTACATTGCACATGAAATCTGATTCAAACATAGAAAAGCATATAACATATATTGAATAGGTAGATGATACATGATAGCATCTATTAGTGATATGTTGGTAAGTTCTGTAATCGTCAAACATTAATTTAACATAACATGAATCTCTGTTTTAGCTATACACTCCTTCACAAtgagaatggagatatagcagtgTTATGGCTGCTAACATATCTGAGAAATGATAAGTTCAATAGCTGGAAATATTACTCTTTTAAAAGCTTATAGAACTTCAATAAATTAACTAACTTTAAAAAGGATGGAAAGAACAGAAAGATTAACTAACTTTAAAAAGGATGGAAAGAACAGAAAGATTGGCTTAAATCCTGTCCTCCAAGATAACATAAGACACATTTTTCTAAAATTAGAGATAGTGCTGTTATGATCTGAGGATAGACAATCCTGCTGATAGTTAGTCACTAATATAACTGCACAGGTGGAATTTTAGCCCCTGGATGCATATATCCCACTATGCTGGAAGCAAATTTGACATCTATCATTtctgttaacaaattatatcactTTGAGAGTGGATACAAGGTAAAACATGGTTGTTAATGGTCACATCCAAAAGCATTAACTGGAGATACTAACCTTTTTTAATGTTTACGAGTGACTACCATGGGCCCACACATGCTGAGAGCACGAATCGTTCCAAATCTCTGTTTATGCCCTCTTATAATTAACAGACAAGTCATGAGGGCAGATTTCATCTTCAACATATATACCCATCTCTACTAATCCAGTCAGAACTGCCTGCCAACTGGATGAATTTGTAACAACAGTTAAACAACACAAGTCTGTTGGCCATTCGGCGGGTTAGCGCCTCCTGTGGATTCGTGACATGGCTTTCTCCCGCCTCCCGTGGATCCTTAACTCTGGCCGCACACCCATTCACTGAGAGTTCGAATTTTTGGTGTAAGGGCAGCGGTgattccaacaaatggtatcagagccccAGGTCACGGGTTCGAATCCCTGGAGTTGCCCCTGGAATCCTCAGTAGTCGctgagggggggattgttggccgtTCGGTGGGTCAGTGCCTCCTGTGGATTCGTGACATGGCTTTCTCCAGCCTCCCGTGGATCCTTAACTCTGGCCACACACCCGTTTACTGACAGTTCGA includes:
- the LOC131033271 gene encoding tRNA (guanine(26)-N(2))-dimethyltransferase 2 isoform X2, which produces MGKQKQELPSDPSQYTILKEGQADILMHGNDVFYNKTQVVNRDLSIAVLRTFVAKSKEEYAEMWAKKQGRKMGASGTQAAPVLAACDSSEPGASTPAFDHEINEAATVVNTAHLEKDNGVNNFSNGGAQSEVTDQVCEVSDEIAKPVIKRVREEPRPLRILEALAASGLRALRYAREVEGVGSVVAIDNDKVAVEACKRNIKLNGSVACSKVEAELADAKVYMLTHEKEFDVVDLDPYGSPSVFLDSAVQSVVDGGMLMCTATDMAVLCGNNGEVCYSKYGSYPTRAEYCHEMSLRILLACIESHANRYKRYIVPVLSVKVDFYIRVFVRIFTSASAMKNTPLKLSYVYQCVGCDSFHTQPLARTVNKNNSLRYLPGHGPVVPQECSDCGKKFNMGGPIWSAPIHDPDWVSSILSNVISLKSCYPAYDRIYAIMTSVSEELLDVPLYLCLHNISGTLKCTSPKAVMLRSAIINAGYRVSGTHANPLGFKTDAPMDVIWDIMRCWVQLHPVKSQPSDQSGSVILAKEPTLKANFTRAQFALSHAQCKKVPRFLPNPENYWGPKPRAGRRITNKHTSLMGPEFINNLTCQRESELPDAKRPKLEEADCKQDS
- the LOC131033271 gene encoding tRNA (guanine(26)-N(2))-dimethyltransferase 2 isoform X1; protein product: MLGLYFLAHSYCARVGRLGKFPRLGFRSSAGFIQFPLQQSHSLNTITEEDMGKQKQELPSDPSQYTILKEGQADILMHGNDVFYNKTQVVNRDLSIAVLRTFVAKSKEEYAEMWAKKQGRKMGASGTQAAPVLAACDSSEPGASTPAFDHEINEAATVVNTAHLEKDNGVNNFSNGGAQSEVTDQVCEVSDEIAKPVIKRVREEPRPLRILEALAASGLRALRYAREVEGVGSVVAIDNDKVAVEACKRNIKLNGSVACSKVEAELADAKVYMLTHEKEFDVVDLDPYGSPSVFLDSAVQSVVDGGMLMCTATDMAVLCGNNGEVCYSKYGSYPTRAEYCHEMSLRILLACIESHANRYKRYIVPVLSVKVDFYIRVFVRIFTSASAMKNTPLKLSYVYQCVGCDSFHTQPLARTVNKNNSLRYLPGHGPVVPQECSDCGKKFNMGGPIWSAPIHDPDWVSSILSNVISLKSCYPAYDRIYAIMTSVSEELLDVPLYLCLHNISGTLKCTSPKAVMLRSAIINAGYRVSGTHANPLGFKTDAPMDVIWDIMRCWVQLHPVKSQPSDQSGSVILAKEPTLKANFTRAQFALSHAQCKKVPRFLPNPENYWGPKPRAGRRITNKHTSLMGPEFINNLTCQRESELPDAKRPKLEEADCKQDS